TTCCCATATACTAAAGCAGTTTGGAATATGATCTCCATTGCGTCTGGCATCTCAGTGTTATCTAGAAACAGAAAAAGGTTACGATAAGAGCTAATATTATACTTGTACAAGAAGATAAGTGGATGAATGTTCTAACCATTGTTCTCCCGCAACCTATGCGATATCTTCTCAGCACGGTCATATGCCTTGATGAACCCACTTTCAACCCAGTAACGAACAGAAGCCGGCCTAGTGAAATCCAATCCATGCGCTACATTCTGGGATAGACGCTGATCACTCTTAGGAAAGTAATTCTCGTGTGCAAATGTCGAAAAACTTCCATCATCTAAAGCATCCGGCAATAAGCTACATGCATTAAGCGCCTCTTTCCAGATAGCAAGTATCACAAGTTCAAGTGATAGTGCCTCCAGGTCCAGCCCTTTAAAAAGCTGTGTATACCACAGAAAAGCAAACATAAGTGAGGTTGAGATGAATTTAGGATTACTGTTTCCAAATTATCAAATAAATATCATAGCAAAGATCATCAAAAAGATATCAAAATGCAGTAAGTCTAGACAAAATGAAAACATGCCTACAAGGGATATACAGAGTAGAGAAAGCATGGTGGTCCAATTAGAGGCAAACCAGTTGTACTAACACTAAATATCCTTATTAAAGACACATTGAAATCTACACTGTTACATGTTCTCAAAAAATCTACACTGCTAGCTCAAATTACTCGCAAAAGTAGAAAACACTGACTGATCATGAAGAAAATCTAAAAAGCTAAGGAGTTCCAGTTTGAATACTGGACAGAATGAATATGAACATGCTGTTCAGTATTCAATAGACATGATACTAATTGCCACTGCAGCAGTAGTACCTTCTCCTGAGCAAGTTCTGTGAGAATGACAATATACTGATTCAGTAGGTGAAGCCTTGTATAACAATCAAGTGGCCTCCCTCGCAGATTTTCCATAGTAGTTGACTCACGGGAAGCGGACAGTGGAGTACATCCATGGGATTTCACTCTATAGAGTGAGTCTCTGTTTTGACTCTGCACAGGCCCACTGATAGTGGATATATCATCACAGCGGGGTCTTGCACCTGTGACATCCTTCATTGGTTTCTCGAGTGAAGACAGCAACTCCATGGAAGTAGTGTTCGCATGAACTAGTACATATTCTCGTTCAATCCACTCCCATGAATCAAATACTGCAAAATATACAAAATTAGTGCCTAAGCAGAGGATATAAAGTACAATTTATACTTCTAGTCAGGGTCCAGCGTACCTTTTGAATCTACACTTTCAGACTTTACTTTGACGACAGCAGAAGAGACAGTCTGGCATGTATCCCTTAAATCAAGAGCATGATGGGACTCATCCATGATTTCACTGTTCCTGAGAAGGCATGAAAAGCAAGATTCAACAATCGAGATAAATATGACGACACAACCAAGCCAAGTGCAAAATGGCATGCTTTTAACTATTCCAAAAATGTTCAGGAAATCTAGAAAAGATTGTAGGATTGCTGCACAAAGAGTAGTTATCCCCATTTATGATGAAGCGCATTAAATCGTGATGCGCACCAGAACAATTCCAAATCCAATCTATATGCAGTTGCAAGGACAAAAAAAAGACGAGCAGAGCTTGCATATATGAGCTCACTCGTACAGAATTTGACCATTCCCCGTGGTTTTTGTACATTTCTTTTTGGGGTACATGCAGCTTCTCATATGAGCAGTTGGGCAGCAGGCGTCTGAGTTAAACTTACAGGACTTGATACAGGAAAAATTCTAAAAGCAAAGTAGATTACTCAAAGCTACCCCATGGACTTGTGATTTTTAAACACTGCCACCAGAGTAACAGGAATACCTTGCTGTTGCCAAAAAGTTGTGATTAAAGAATTCCTCAAAAGGCATTCTCTCCGCTGCAAAATTGAAAGCAATTTTCAATCTGATTCTGCGATGAATGGCTAGATTAAATGGCCTAAAGGAAGTTGAACAAAGATTAATGCAGTGAGTAAATTAATTATCATACGCCTTATTTCCAGACACAAAATGAAGTGAAAATGGCAGACCCACCTGGATCAAGGCATATGAGTCTTCTGCACAGGTCAATAAACTCAGGATGTAAATCAGCCTCCATATCTGGAGGGAAACTGAGGCCACTAGATGACAATACTTTTTCGCGCAGCTGTAATCCGTCAACAAAGCGCAAGCAGCAGTGTTAGGCTATATATGTGTATTGCGATTATGCGAGTACAACTAATTGTACAATGTAACGAACAAACCTCCACTCTATTCTCCCCAAGAAATGGTAGCTCCCCTGTTACTAGCTGGAAAAGAATGACTCCAACACTCCATAAATCTGCCTGCGAGTTTTTCAGGTAGAGATTATTGCCTGGTTTAATTTTAAGATCCGTAAATTTAAAGCAGTTAATAGACATACCTTCGCGTCATATTTATCCCCTCGCCAGATTTCTGGGGCCATATAATATGGAGAGCCACAAAAAGTGGCAGCCAAATTTTCATGCATCAGAGATCTGAAGCGAGAAGATAGTTTTCAGTTGTACACTTGCACTTATTAAAAAAAAACTCAATGAAACAAAAAGAGAACTCACAATGAGTACAGAATTCAGAACCAACATGCTCGGAGCAAATGTGAGTATTAATAAGACCAATAAACCATGCCGTTGTGGAAATAAAAACACTTGACAGCAGATAACAGTTACAAATATTTTGGTATTGGTCTGCATCTCCCCAATAATTTCAATCTTTAGAGAAAGGAAGATAGTCCTATAACTGCGACACTGAGAATAAACCTCTCACCTGGCAAACCCAAAATCGCCAATTTTCAATGTAATGGCATCCCCATCGGCTGATAGCAGAAGGTTCTGCATGATTCACAGCTGAATCAGTACGGAGAAAATAATGCATCTCTGAAGATATTCGATGGAACAAGTAAAATAACTACATCTCTGAAGTTCAAATACAAACATGAGTGAACAGCACAATCCTCTAAGCAGTTTGGCATTTGATGGTAAACTGACAATGATTGCGGCTATAAATGTAAGTTTAGCTTTTGACCAATAATTTAAGTTCAGTTGATAATTATGGAAACCCTTTTAATGGGACCCTTACTCTTAGTTTTGGCGCTTTTACCCAAAAATAAACATCACAAATCACCGATCAGGCCCAAATAGCGACAGATTCCAGCCAAAAATGCCTGCCAAAAACGCCTAAAAGGTTCACGCCCAGACCAACCGTAAACCCTAAGAAATCCAATAGAAAAGGGCGTAAGATCTAACCTGGGGTTTGAGGTCCCGGTGCACGATCCTCTCGCCCCTCAGCACCTTGAGCCCCTCGGCTGATGATCCAAAAAAACAAACAGCAGTGGCGCATCAAAACATATACAGTCCCAGGATATACAGTAATAAAAAGGGGAAAGGGAACACTCGGCTCGATTGGGAACTCACCGAGCTGCCGGGTGAAGTCCCTGGCGGTGGCCTCCGGCAGCCGGTTGCGCGGCCCGCCGTGCGTCTGCCTGTAGGCCTCGAGGTCGCCCCCGTCGCAGTACTCCAGCACCAGGAACAGCTTCTCCCCCGTCTGCGGCGAAAACCGCGAGGCGTTTTTACCACACTGAGTTCGATCGCGACTACAGTAGCAGCGCGGACGGCCGGGGCTAGAGATTTGGTGAAGGGGAAGGGGGGGCACCTACCTCGATGGTGTTGATGAGGCGGAGGATGTTGGGGTGGGAGAGGCTGCCGAGGATGCTCATCTCCTGGAGGATGCCGCGGCGGACGTGGTCGTCGACGCGGCGGCGGTCGATCTCCTTGACGGCGACGCGCGCGCCGGTGGGGGCGTGCACCGCGCGGAACACCTCCGCGAACGTCCCCTTCCCCACCATCTCCCCGAGCTCGTACTCCCCCACCACCCGCGGGGCCGGCGGCGGCaccgccctctcctcctccatgtcgcctccgccgccgcagccggGCCTAGTCGCGGTCGCCGGTGCGGCGAGAGTTCGTATTGGGGGCGAGCGAGAGGGAGACGAGAGCGTGTACTGCTGCCGTGCCGGTGGTGGTTTGGATTACGGTACGGGGGCCCGCGTGCTGGTGGTGGCCTCTCCCGATGGGGAAAAGGATATTTGCGGGCCGTGGCGGTCAATCTAGCCAGAGAGGCCCCACATGTCAGACACCTCGTATAGGAAACGGTTTCCTCGATACGGCGGGCCGTGCCGTCAGTGGGTGCGGACGGCTTCTTTCTTTATGCTCGGGTGGGGCCCACCCGTGGGAAAGCGGGGTATGGCCCGGCGTGTGCCTTTGCAAGCTTTTTAAAACGGTTTCCTCTGCGAGTGGGTGTCGTGTGGCACAAGCTGTTGCTTCATAGCATAGGCTACTAGTACGGTGACGTGACAGGTGTCGTGTGAGCGGACAAAATCACTGTTTTGACCCTTTAACAAAAATTTAGCACGATTTGACCTTACTTTGTAAAAACGGAGCTGCGGAGCTGCTAAATCTCGACACGTTAACCGTTGGATCGTTCCTCGCTTCACGATTCGCGCTGGCGTTTGTTTTGTCTCAATCGGCCTGTGTAAGGCGCACGACCAGCCCGTTGTCCTTTGTTTGTTTACTAGTAAAAGagtccgtgcgttgcaacgggagagaaaACATAACACACGCTCTTAATCCAACAACCATCACTCAAGACCACAATAGATCCATCTCCTTTATTTTTGCGAGGTATTATATTTGTGTTGCCGTTTATTCTCTTTCTCACCCTCGCCGGCGATGGCCTCGGTGTtcacacaaaacaaaacaaaaaacgtgtttgaatatggttaatcctaaggcgtctctctctccctctctcctccctcccctcccccctctctctcgctCGCTTTCTCTCACTCTCGCGATGAGAAATCTGTTGTTTTCCCTTGCGACATTTTTCAAAGATATGCATGTGTAGTTATTGATCTTTTGTTTTTCCTATATGGTTATAGCGGGGTGTTTATTTGCAATCTGGATTGCCGCCGGTACGAAAGAAAAAACGGATCTTGCGCTATAAATTATAAGTTTGCTTCCAAAACAATATTTTAAAAATACTTAAGAGgtaaaattaacatcatatttagattcCACATATTTTTCTAATAAAAATTCATATATAATATGTTAAAATCGAAGTTACGGTTTACAAGATACGAATAATTTAGAAATTcatttgtttgacttaaatatattccaaaataatatttaaaaatacttaacaggtaaaaataatcttatattcatattctacatatttttctaattaaatttcatatataacatgttcaaatcggagttacggtttaagaGATATGAATGATTTAAAAAAGAatttgtttgacttaaatatAATCCATGGATGAATTACCTAAAACATCAGGGGGGGATTTTGAAAAATGTAAAATAACGGTTCGAGTGTGACTTAAATCCGGACTGCGGGTTGATTTCAGGAAAACACAGGGACTTTTGTGTAAAATACGAAAAAGCGATTCGTTTTTACTCAAAACAGGACTGCGGGTTGAATTCTTTGAAATAGAGGGACTTTTTTGAAAAATGCCATGACGGACCAGAAACCCaatttgctttattattaggtaaagataaaGATAAAGATTTTGGGCCTTTTTTCTTGTGTGGGGATGGCTTGGTTCAGGCGGTGGGCTGGTGCATGTATTCggcctctcttttttttgtcGTTATTTTTTTTGTTGGGCTGCAATTTGTTTACGCAGAGGACGGACAGATCGGTCTGCTCCTTTTCCACTAGCGAGCACCGCTAGTGGGGCAAAACCCATCCTCAATCTTTCTCCTCGACACGAGAAGGCACGAGCAGCACAGCTTTTTCCCTCTAGTTAGGGTTTCCCTGTTTCTCCCGGGGTGACCTGTCACCGCCGTCGAGGTTTTTGCCATCCCTGCTGCTGACTTACGTTTCTGTTGCCTTGCTGAGAGCGATCAAGGGGCGAACTTGGTCCCGCTGCCCGCTTTTGGTCAGGACAGGGACTCGGCGGAGTTTAGGGTTTCCCAAAAACCCGATCTGTTCTTCATCGGGTTAGTGATCTACATGGCTGCTGATGGGGTTCCGGGCTCCTCTGGACTCAGCGACGTGGAGAAGATGGTGATGGAACTAGGCCTCCGGGAAGAGGACGTGGATGACGTCGTCTTTGACGAGAAGGATGCGCCGCCAGAGACACCACGGTGGGTAGCACTGATCAAGGTCAACACCAACAAGAGCTATAGTCAGACGTGGTTTTTCCGGAACATGCGCTCAACTTGGGACGTAGTGCAGGAAGCGAAATTCAAGCCTCTCGAGGAGAATTTGTATTCTGTTTAGTTTACTTGCTTGGGAGATTGGGAACGAGTCATGCAAGAAGGGCCATGTAATTTCAGGGGGACGCAATGCTCATGGCACCGTATGATGGAATCTCGAAACCATCTACGATTAAAATGGAGACTATtgacatatggatccaaattcaCGATGTGCCAGACTTGTCTGCTCATCTAGTCGGTCCTCTAGCAGCCAAGGTGGGTGAAGTCCTGTTTGCTGAAGCTCCGTCCCATGATTTCACAGGGAATTTCTACCGTGTTTGGGTGCGCATCAATGTCCACAAACCACTCAAAAACGCGGTATCAATGATCATAGAAGGACAGAG
This genomic window from Aegilops tauschii subsp. strangulata cultivar AL8/78 chromosome 4, Aet v6.0, whole genome shotgun sequence contains:
- the LOC109736584 gene encoding serine/threonine-protein kinase ATG1a; translated protein: MEEERAVPPPAPRVVGEYELGEMVGKGTFAEVFRAVHAPTGARVAVKEIDRRRVDDHVRRGILQEMSILGSLSHPNILRLINTIETGEKLFLVLEYCDGGDLEAYRQTHGGPRNRLPEATARDFTRQLAEGLKVLRGERIVHRDLKPQNLLLSADGDAITLKIGDFGFARSLMHENLAATFCGSPYYMAPEIWRGDKYDAKADLWSVGVILFQLVTGELPFLGENRVELREKVLSSSGLSFPPDMEADLHPEFIDLCRRLICLDPAERMPFEEFFNHNFLATARNSEIMDESHHALDLRDTCQTVSSAVVKVKSESVDSKVFDSWEWIEREYVLVHANTTSMELLSSLEKPMKDVTGARPRCDDISTISGPVQSQNRDSLYRVKSHGCTPLSASRESTTMENLRGRPLDCYTRLHLLNQYIVILTELAQEKLFKGLDLEALSLELVILAIWKEALNACSLLPDALDDGSFSTFAHENYFPKSDQRLSQNVAHGLDFTRPASVRYWVESGFIKAYDRAEKISHRLRENNDNTEMPDAMEIIFQTALVYGKSGATKELLGCQSRSIALYSKAIILLTFILQEATALPLNPLFSLSPFNQQRIHRYIANLRSHLCSAQLSGQQQRSIKN